One part of the Dermacentor silvarum isolate Dsil-2018 chromosome 6, BIME_Dsil_1.4, whole genome shotgun sequence genome encodes these proteins:
- the LOC119456754 gene encoding solute carrier family 22 member 21-like yields the protein MYENPEEHDNATTVLCLDWEYEERWPRESAVSTWNMVCSRYSLIAVMIVVQNFGAALCVSAAGYFADRIGRKPVVVPSLVVMLLSTVILCVSTAYPVFVATLFCAAGSNSIAMIISSLILFEISIHAHKPLLNIFAGMFGVLSSDLSMAVLERAELDWQLRLALFLLPALLVLPAFCFIDESPRWLVAKSKLPEAKNIILAAAEVNHFPLSNTVCLLERLKADIDGPFGEFTSAEAAMLGKPAIRKHAVIIFACTFTTLFGYYTTLISPIWEDDPALRWFAFGAAVLAYAATNVLIRKVTMLSTISGLFGLLFGLHCLLSIAIVGAPVIVSKVLLVVTKVLYVVTAIIVPCYSLELLPTAVRGLNACGGYGSGVFGAASAAMGLLLNLQGRYDVTFALPALLLFGSLLALCSIPRTTTVECAKSSVSPNTEMTKQEVECMKKTLEMTTAHTTRKSRSRVGMR from the coding sequence ATGTACGAAAATCCCGAGGAGCACGACAACGCGACGACTGTGCTTTGCCTGGACTGGGAGTACGAAGAGCGCTGGCCGAGGGAGAGCGCCGTGTCCACGTGGAACATGGTCTGCTCGAGGTACTCGCTCATCGCCGTCATGATCGTGGTCCAGAACTTCGGAGCCGCTTTGTGTGTGTCTGCAGCCGGATACTTCGCAGACCGCATCGGTCGGAAACCTGTAGTGGTGCCGTCACTGGTGGTCATGCTCCTGTCGACTGTCATTTTGTGCGTTTCCACTGCTTACCCCGTGTTCGTAGCGACGTTATTCTGCGCAGCGGGCTCCAATTCCATCGCTATGATCATCTCCTCCTTGATCCTATTCGAGATATCCATTCACGCACACAAGCCTCTGTTGAACATCTTTGCCGGAATGTTCGGCGTCCTCTCTTCCGATCTGTCGATGGCAGTTCTGGAGCGAGCCGAGCTAGACTGGCAGCTCCGATTAGCGCTCTTCCTCCTGCCAGCGCTGTTGGTGCTGCCAGCGTTCTGCTTTATCGATGAGTCACCGCGCTGGCTTGTGGCGAAGTCCAAGCTCCCCGAAGCGAAAAACATCATACTGGCAGCCGCCGAGGTCAACCACTTTCCTCTCTCGAACACGGTGTGCCTGCTGGAGAGACTGAAGGCGGACATCGACGGCCCCTTTGGAGAGTTCACGTCGGCCGAGGCAGCCATGCTGGGCAAACCGGCCATCCGAAAGCACGCGGTGATTATATTTGCCTGCACTTTTACAACGCTCTTCGGTTACTACACTACACTTATTTCACCGATCTGGGAAGATGATCCGGCGCTTCGCTGGTTCGCATTCGGGGCGGCTGTCTTGGCGTACGCCGCTACAAATGTTCTGATCAGGAAGGTAACCATGCTATCAACAATCAGCGGACTGTTCGGGCTGCTATTTGGACTCCATTGCCTACTAAGCATCGCAATCGTAGGTGCGCCGGTGATCGTCAGCAAGGTTCTGTTGGTGGTGACAAAGGTTTTATACGTAGTCACCGCCATCATTGTTCCTTGCTACTCCCTGGAACTCCTCCCGACCGCCGTGCGCGGCTTGAACGCGTGCGGAGGCTACGGCAGCGGCGTATTCGGTGCCGCCAGCGCGGCCATGGGGCTTCTGCTCAACCTCCAGGGACGTTATGATGTCACGTTCGCTCTACCGGCGTTGTTGCTCTTCGGCTCGTTGCTGGCCCTGTGCAGCATTCCGCGTACCACGACGGTCGAGTGCGCCAAGTCGTCCGTAAGCCCTAACACCGAAATGACCAAACAAGAAGTGGAGTGCATGAAGAAAACATTGGAGATGACGACTGCCCACACTACACGGAAGAGCCGATCAAGAGTTGGAATGAGATGA